In Persicimonas caeni, a single window of DNA contains:
- a CDS encoding SpvB/TcaC N-terminal domain-containing protein produces MSNKSGTSKDIISLPQGGGALEGIGESFSPDLFTGTGNFSVPISVPSGRNGFQPDLKLVYSSGSGNGPFGLGWGLSVPGVSRKTSKGVPQYEGEDTFVLSGAEDLVKVGEELDGTSGQIVKETYRPRTEGLFARIERHRPTGGGDWWEVRTKGGNISYYGSPNVASDDPAALTDPGDSSKIFSWRLSKTVDPFGNEIRYSYIKDTVEDGPHHYSALYPHKIEYVDYDDGSPSGSGFLVEVEFVWEDRIDAAGDAIDPFSTYRQGFEVRTTRRCKRIDVRSNHYTGSDALIRSYRLEYADPNTLTNRLSILERVVVEGKAGPDTQELPPLEFSYNDFDPTGRTFEAIEGEQLPKVSLANPSLETVDLFGNGLPDLVEMNGQFIRYWRNRGDGTFDWPRPMKSSPMGLSLADPQVQFIDAEGNGRADLMVSKPNLKGYFPLTFEGSWDEDGFVPYDEAPSVGFADPEVKLMDLTGDGLTDVLRTGTGFEYFFNDRDPDQAWKETDWKSRSKLGDLRDIRFSDPRVRTADMTGDGLQDIVLIHSGHIDYWPNLGYGRFGKKVHMQNAPRFPYGYRPEHVLLGDVDGDGLADLIFIDDGSVTLWMNQSGNGFAEPIEICGTPRMTNEDAVRLIDLKGTGSPGILWSRDATQPGGANMYFLDLTGGQKPYLLNEMDNHMGAVTRVAYRPSTEYYLADDQDPVTRWKTPLPFPVQTVSRVEVIDQVSKGKLTTEYEYHHGYWDGEEREFRGFARVNQRDSESFVDYGSEGLAPGESFASVDQEEFSPPLESRHWFMLGGVWDASGDWKVPDFSGEWWQHADTANHPNQLLGDWAYRGDSDDPQLPGQTLQEKLDELAVDKRREALRALRGRKLRSESYALDGPPLQEKPFTVSESIHSFRDLSAKALSGEDHGIFFAYSVASRTTNWDRGDDPATSFEWSEDYDAYGQPRKTTSIACPRGFTRPDVVSSEPFLSTHGTTSFIYRDVDDGQYMVDRTSESEAFEIVDSGQSTLIGLKQSVDDGSATKEIQAHSITYYDGPAFDGLAKGQIGAFGMPVRSESLVMTDTILAEAYPATEGGLPAYLAADPDDQSFSWPSEYPAAFKNRIDAMDGRAGYRYDSTTGRYYAPSGGKKYDFQAGTGTRGLAVQMKNPVGHTTSVTYDGYALLPTQVDATISTTNTTLTTSASYDYRLFKPLEVTDTNSNRTKVAYSPLGLVEKTAVMGKSTETIGDTLLVPGKRFVYDLTFTPESGTTPAKPVAVKTIVREYHVNQSVSWVSGDETIESIEYSDGFGRVVQTRAQAEALDYERAGEAGVDSAGLPPEHGGGIANAIPTSDPDRVRVSGWQRYNNKGKVVQKWEPFFSSGFAFGNVTQAQAGKSVKVRFDARGRQVQTIRPDGAKTLVVFGEVPDVADPTFFDPTPWKTYAWDANDYDYEVDSAGNKTAIVGGADEHWDTPTSAVVDALGRTIETVERLETGEQLVTQTTYDIRGNVLTVVDPKGRTAATQFYDLADRKLRCESIDAGTSIAVFDAVGTPIEARDERGALTLVAVDKMLRPTHQWGRDSSSESVRLVGRTIFGHEKAGDPTATNHLGRPYQHYDEAGVVTLEAYDFKGNALENTREVIDPGLMIGAVDDASSANGYVIDTFRVDWTPAPGETLEDRQGELIGSSSYRTSYKSKSVFDALNRPVQMTLPADDDDNDATDPDEFGYGKTITPQFNRAGALQSVQMSGTQTPSVDYIAYNAKGQRILAAFGNGVMTRYAYDPNVFRLKRLRSEKFHPDSTPETGYELPSTGKKYQDIVYSYDAVGNILSTDERVTDVGVGGANTMVRSFEYDALYRLIEATGRESDVLKTDPWQDQLTAKSQAGYTDSPQNTRAYTETYAYDNVGGLSLLTHQYGAGSQWTRNYTTETGSNRMTGMTAGANAYTYTYDNVGNLVQENTERHFEWDFAGRMRAFRNQITGSAPTVFAHYGYDAGGERVQKVVCRGTKTTRTVYIGGVFEHQQVIENGSVSTENQTLHLMDDAKRVATYRAGPELDGADRAKTRYHLGDHLQSSNVVLRQEPDANGELFVNREEYRPYGETAFGSFEYKRYRFTGKEKDEESGLHYHSARYYAPWMARWTTTDPLGMVDGPHLFRYVSGNPIRLKDPGGTNPNSEDPSTLDIFIAGVKAAVRGALVLSNASTQGVEEKSRAMGDKTKQVSESATKSAATAVGLSGSESDELAMYVGSGTGAFFYTTGVVGGSYLIGGAGAPSDAESVGESFAAATVAAENGNYEDAAVTGGLGALQVTAMGLGAFGSAKMIRKAASVRNTRSLKNNPILGKPRVGSGNKVDTPKLKVTDNPDPNGLPRQIVREFGPTAREHGWPDIIDNFAGDAADFTIPTRGLGGQIIGESKLYQIEGSLNGRTGVFEWIVDNGEVTHRRFIKNGKVTGLPNQRPRSEK; encoded by the coding sequence ATGAGCAACAAGTCAGGCACGTCAAAAGACATCATCTCTTTGCCCCAGGGCGGTGGCGCCCTCGAGGGCATCGGCGAGTCGTTCTCGCCGGATCTATTCACCGGCACCGGCAATTTCTCGGTGCCCATCTCTGTGCCGTCGGGCCGCAATGGCTTCCAGCCCGACCTCAAACTCGTCTACAGCTCGGGCAGCGGGAACGGCCCGTTCGGGCTGGGTTGGGGGTTGAGCGTGCCGGGGGTGTCGCGAAAGACCTCCAAGGGCGTTCCGCAATATGAGGGCGAGGACACCTTTGTGCTGTCGGGCGCCGAAGATCTGGTCAAGGTCGGCGAGGAGCTCGATGGGACGAGCGGGCAGATCGTCAAGGAGACGTATCGCCCGCGCACCGAAGGATTGTTCGCGCGCATTGAAAGGCACCGGCCGACCGGCGGCGGCGATTGGTGGGAGGTGCGCACCAAGGGTGGCAATATCAGCTACTACGGCTCACCGAACGTCGCTTCTGACGATCCGGCGGCGCTCACCGACCCCGGCGACTCTTCGAAGATCTTCTCGTGGCGACTCTCCAAGACCGTCGACCCGTTCGGCAACGAGATTCGCTACAGCTACATCAAGGACACCGTCGAGGACGGCCCTCATCACTACTCGGCGCTCTATCCGCACAAGATCGAGTACGTCGACTACGACGATGGCTCGCCGAGCGGCAGCGGGTTTCTCGTCGAGGTGGAGTTTGTCTGGGAGGATCGGATCGACGCGGCCGGCGACGCCATCGACCCGTTTTCGACCTACCGGCAGGGCTTCGAGGTCCGCACCACCAGGCGCTGCAAGCGCATCGACGTGCGCTCGAATCACTACACCGGCAGCGACGCCCTCATCCGAAGCTACCGGCTCGAGTACGCCGACCCGAACACGCTGACCAACCGGCTGTCGATCCTCGAGCGGGTCGTCGTCGAGGGCAAGGCCGGCCCCGACACCCAGGAGCTTCCGCCGCTCGAGTTCAGCTACAACGACTTCGACCCCACCGGCCGCACCTTCGAGGCCATCGAGGGCGAGCAGTTGCCGAAAGTCTCGCTCGCAAACCCCAGCCTCGAGACGGTCGACCTGTTCGGAAACGGCCTGCCGGATCTGGTCGAGATGAACGGCCAATTCATCCGCTACTGGCGCAACCGCGGCGACGGCACTTTCGATTGGCCGCGGCCCATGAAGTCTAGCCCGATGGGTTTGTCTCTAGCTGACCCGCAGGTCCAGTTCATCGACGCCGAGGGCAACGGGCGCGCTGACCTGATGGTCTCGAAGCCCAACCTGAAGGGCTACTTTCCGCTGACCTTCGAGGGGAGCTGGGACGAGGACGGGTTTGTTCCGTACGACGAAGCGCCGTCGGTGGGCTTTGCCGACCCGGAGGTCAAACTCATGGACCTGACCGGCGATGGGCTGACCGACGTGCTTCGCACGGGTACCGGCTTCGAGTATTTCTTCAATGATCGCGATCCCGACCAGGCTTGGAAGGAGACCGACTGGAAGTCGAGATCAAAACTTGGAGATTTGCGTGACATTCGCTTCTCCGACCCGCGCGTGCGCACCGCCGACATGACCGGCGACGGGCTCCAGGACATCGTGCTCATTCACTCCGGGCACATCGACTACTGGCCAAACCTCGGCTACGGCCGCTTCGGGAAGAAGGTGCACATGCAAAACGCACCGCGCTTTCCGTACGGCTACCGCCCCGAGCACGTGCTCCTGGGCGACGTCGACGGTGACGGCTTGGCCGACCTCATCTTCATCGACGACGGGTCGGTGACCCTGTGGATGAACCAGTCTGGAAACGGCTTTGCCGAGCCGATCGAGATCTGCGGCACCCCACGGATGACCAACGAGGACGCCGTGCGCCTCATCGACCTCAAGGGCACCGGCAGCCCCGGCATCCTGTGGAGCCGCGACGCCACTCAGCCCGGCGGCGCCAATATGTACTTTCTGGATCTCACCGGCGGCCAAAAACCCTATCTCCTCAACGAGATGGACAACCACATGGGCGCGGTCACACGTGTGGCCTACCGTCCGTCGACCGAGTATTACCTCGCCGACGACCAAGATCCGGTGACGCGCTGGAAGACGCCCTTGCCGTTTCCCGTGCAGACCGTCTCCAGAGTGGAGGTCATCGACCAGGTCTCCAAAGGCAAGCTCACCACCGAGTACGAGTACCACCACGGCTACTGGGATGGCGAGGAGCGCGAGTTTCGAGGGTTCGCGCGGGTCAACCAGCGCGACTCGGAGAGTTTTGTCGACTATGGCTCGGAGGGCCTCGCCCCCGGCGAGTCGTTCGCTTCGGTCGATCAGGAAGAGTTCTCGCCGCCGCTCGAGAGCCGCCACTGGTTTATGCTCGGCGGGGTGTGGGATGCCTCCGGCGACTGGAAAGTGCCCGACTTTTCGGGCGAGTGGTGGCAGCATGCAGACACGGCCAATCACCCGAATCAGCTCCTTGGCGACTGGGCCTATCGGGGTGATAGCGACGACCCGCAGCTCCCGGGCCAGACGCTCCAGGAGAAGCTCGATGAGCTCGCGGTCGACAAGCGCCGAGAGGCGCTGCGCGCGCTTCGCGGCCGCAAGCTTCGAAGCGAATCGTACGCGCTCGACGGCCCGCCCCTGCAAGAAAAACCGTTCACGGTCAGCGAATCGATCCACTCGTTTCGTGACCTGAGCGCCAAGGCGCTTTCGGGCGAGGACCACGGCATCTTCTTCGCCTACTCGGTCGCCTCGCGCACCACCAACTGGGACCGCGGCGACGACCCGGCGACCTCCTTCGAGTGGTCGGAGGACTACGACGCCTACGGCCAGCCCCGAAAGACGACCTCGATCGCGTGCCCCCGAGGCTTCACCCGCCCGGATGTCGTCTCGTCCGAGCCGTTTCTATCGACCCACGGCACCACCAGCTTCATCTACCGCGACGTCGACGACGGCCAATATATGGTCGATCGCACGTCCGAGAGCGAGGCGTTCGAGATCGTCGACAGTGGCCAAAGCACGCTCATCGGCCTCAAGCAGTCGGTCGACGACGGCTCGGCTACGAAAGAGATCCAGGCCCACTCGATCACCTACTACGACGGCCCGGCCTTCGATGGCCTGGCCAAGGGGCAGATCGGCGCCTTTGGCATGCCCGTGCGTTCCGAGTCGCTGGTGATGACCGACACGATCCTCGCCGAAGCCTATCCTGCGACCGAGGGTGGTCTGCCGGCCTACCTTGCCGCAGATCCGGATGACCAGAGCTTCTCTTGGCCCTCCGAGTATCCCGCCGCGTTCAAAAATCGCATCGACGCGATGGACGGCCGCGCAGGCTACCGCTACGACAGCACGACCGGGCGTTATTACGCGCCCTCTGGCGGCAAGAAGTACGACTTCCAGGCAGGCACGGGCACTCGCGGCCTGGCCGTGCAGATGAAAAACCCGGTCGGCCACACCACCAGCGTCACCTACGATGGCTACGCCCTGCTGCCCACCCAGGTCGACGCGACCATCTCGACCACCAACACCACGCTGACGACTTCGGCGTCCTACGACTACCGGCTCTTCAAGCCCCTCGAGGTCACCGACACCAACAGCAACCGCACCAAGGTCGCCTACTCGCCGCTGGGTCTGGTCGAGAAGACCGCCGTGATGGGCAAGTCGACCGAAACCATCGGCGATACGCTCCTGGTTCCAGGCAAACGCTTCGTCTACGACCTGACATTTACGCCCGAATCAGGCACGACGCCCGCCAAGCCTGTCGCGGTCAAAACGATCGTGCGTGAGTACCACGTCAATCAATCGGTATCCTGGGTGTCCGGCGACGAGACGATCGAGTCGATCGAGTACTCCGACGGCTTCGGGCGCGTGGTGCAAACCCGCGCCCAGGCAGAAGCGCTCGACTACGAGCGCGCCGGCGAAGCCGGTGTCGACAGCGCTGGATTGCCGCCCGAGCACGGCGGCGGCATCGCCAATGCCATTCCCACGAGCGACCCGGACCGGGTGCGCGTGTCGGGCTGGCAGCGCTACAACAACAAGGGCAAAGTCGTCCAAAAGTGGGAGCCCTTCTTCTCGTCGGGCTTTGCCTTTGGAAACGTCACCCAGGCCCAAGCCGGAAAGTCGGTCAAGGTGCGCTTCGATGCGCGCGGCCGTCAGGTCCAAACGATCCGCCCCGACGGGGCCAAGACGCTGGTGGTCTTCGGCGAGGTGCCCGATGTGGCCGACCCGACCTTCTTCGATCCGACGCCTTGGAAGACCTACGCGTGGGACGCCAACGACTACGACTACGAGGTCGATTCTGCTGGAAACAAGACGGCCATCGTAGGCGGCGCCGACGAGCACTGGGATACCCCCACATCGGCCGTAGTCGACGCTTTGGGGCGCACGATCGAGACGGTCGAGCGCCTCGAGACCGGCGAGCAGCTCGTCACCCAGACGACCTACGACATCCGCGGCAACGTCCTCACCGTCGTCGACCCCAAAGGACGCACGGCCGCCACGCAATTCTACGACCTCGCCGACCGCAAACTCCGATGTGAGAGCATCGATGCGGGCACGTCCATCGCAGTCTTCGACGCCGTCGGCACGCCCATCGAAGCACGCGACGAGCGCGGCGCGCTGACGCTTGTCGCCGTCGACAAGATGCTTCGCCCCACTCACCAGTGGGGGCGCGACTCCTCGAGCGAGTCGGTGCGCCTGGTCGGCCGCACCATCTTTGGGCACGAGAAGGCGGGCGACCCGACGGCGACCAACCACCTCGGAAGGCCCTACCAGCACTACGACGAAGCGGGCGTGGTCACGCTCGAGGCGTACGACTTCAAGGGAAACGCGCTCGAGAACACCCGCGAGGTGATCGACCCAGGCCTGATGATCGGCGCCGTCGACGACGCCTCGAGCGCCAACGGCTACGTCATCGATACATTTCGCGTGGACTGGACGCCGGCGCCCGGCGAGACGCTCGAGGATCGCCAGGGCGAACTGATCGGCTCGAGCTCGTATCGGACGTCGTACAAGAGCAAGTCGGTCTTCGACGCGCTCAACCGCCCCGTGCAGATGACGCTGCCGGCCGACGACGACGACAACGATGCCACCGACCCCGACGAGTTCGGCTACGGCAAGACGATCACGCCCCAATTCAACCGCGCAGGCGCCCTGCAGTCCGTCCAGATGTCGGGCACCCAAACCCCGTCGGTCGACTACATCGCCTACAACGCCAAAGGCCAGCGCATCCTGGCGGCCTTCGGAAACGGCGTGATGACCCGCTACGCCTACGACCCCAACGTCTTTCGCCTCAAGCGGCTGCGCAGCGAGAAGTTCCACCCGGACTCGACGCCCGAGACCGGCTACGAGCTGCCGAGCACTGGCAAAAAATACCAGGACATCGTCTACAGCTACGACGCCGTCGGAAACATCCTGTCGACCGACGAGCGGGTCACCGACGTCGGCGTGGGCGGAGCGAACACGATGGTGCGAAGTTTCGAATACGACGCCCTCTACCGCCTCATCGAAGCAACGGGCCGCGAGAGCGACGTCCTCAAGACCGACCCCTGGCAAGACCAGCTCACCGCCAAATCACAAGCCGGCTACACCGACTCGCCCCAGAACACCCGCGCCTACACCGAGACCTACGCCTACGACAACGTCGGCGGGCTGAGCCTGCTCACCCACCAATACGGCGCAGGCTCGCAGTGGACGCGCAACTACACCACCGAGACCGGCTCGAACCGCATGACCGGCATGACCGCGGGCGCAAACGCTTACACCTACACCTACGACAACGTCGGTAACCTGGTCCAAGAAAACACCGAGCGCCACTTCGAGTGGGATTTCGCAGGAAGGATGCGCGCCTTTCGAAACCAGATCACCGGCAGCGCGCCCACGGTCTTCGCCCACTATGGCTACGACGCTGGCGGCGAGCGCGTCCAAAAAGTGGTGTGCCGCGGCACGAAGACCACCCGCACGGTCTACATCGGCGGGGTCTTCGAGCACCAGCAGGTCATCGAGAACGGCTCGGTGTCCACCGAAAACCAGACGCTGCACCTGATGGACGACGCCAAACGCGTCGCCACCTACCGCGCCGGCCCGGAGCTCGACGGCGCCGACCGTGCGAAGACCCGCTATCACCTGGGCGACCACCTGCAGTCGAGCAACGTGGTGCTCAGGCAAGAGCCCGATGCGAACGGCGAGCTCTTCGTCAACCGCGAGGAGTACCGCCCGTACGGCGAGACCGCCTTTGGCAGCTTCGAGTACAAGCGCTACCGGTTTACCGGCAAGGAGAAGGACGAGGAGAGCGGGCTTCACTACCACTCGGCGCGGTACTATGCGCCATGGATGGCGAGGTGGACGACGACCGATCCGTTGGGGATGGTGGATGGGCCGCATTTATTCCGGTATGTGAGTGGGAATCCCATTCGACTCAAAGACCCTGGCGGAACCAATCCGAATAGTGAGGATCCAAGCACATTGGACATTTTCATCGCTGGGGTTAAGGCAGCAGTCCGTGGAGCTTTGGTACTGAGCAATGCTTCGACTCAAGGCGTAGAAGAGAAATCGAGGGCAATGGGGGATAAGACCAAGCAGGTTTCCGAATCAGCTACAAAGTCCGCAGCAACGGCTGTTGGGCTGTCCGGCTCAGAAAGCGATGAACTCGCGATGTATGTCGGAAGTGGTACAGGTGCGTTCTTTTACACGACCGGCGTAGTTGGTGGTAGCTATCTAATTGGCGGGGCTGGGGCGCCGTCGGACGCGGAAAGCGTCGGTGAATCATTCGCTGCCGCGACTGTAGCCGCGGAAAATGGCAACTACGAAGATGCAGCTGTTACAGGTGGGCTCGGTGCTCTCCAGGTGACGGCGATGGGTCTTGGCGCGTTCGGGTCTGCGAAGATGATCAGAAAGGCGGCCAGCGTGCGGAATACCAGAAGCCTTAAAAACAACCCGATTCTCGGAAAACCCAGAGTAGGAAGCGGGAACAAGGTTGATACCCCGAAGCTAAAAGTAACCGACAATCCAGATCCGAACGGGTTACCACGTCAAATCGTCCGCGAATTCGGTCCCACTGCACGAGAACATGGATGGCCGGACATTATCGACAATTTTGCAGGAGATGCCGCAGATTTTACCATTCCCACTCGAGGCCTCGGCGGGCAAATTATCGGCGAGAGCAAACTCTATCAAATTGAAGGCTCGTTGAACGGGAGAACTGGCGTGTTCGAATGGATTGTCGACAATGGCGAAGTGACACACAGAAGATTCATCAAGAACGGTAAGGTGACCGGCCTACCTAACCAACGGCCAAGGAGTGAAAAATGA
- a CDS encoding DUF2247 family protein, translated as MNTRIRQRAVEILDSHEWWNWNSLKVGWDLGFIGAKDVVDFATDFLCRHPSEERDAVIDLAGAEASEDKLVRQTLSMLAPGAEKSSSRSSVSRDAWLLSSLLAVREAELSEREMLEQLAEIYADFGYPEEMEDCVYYMPSDRAPIEAFRELIASLTTEVNNDFKEATP; from the coding sequence ATGAACACTAGGATCCGTCAACGAGCAGTAGAAATCTTGGATAGTCACGAATGGTGGAATTGGAACAGTCTCAAAGTAGGGTGGGACCTGGGCTTCATTGGAGCAAAGGACGTAGTCGACTTTGCAACTGATTTTCTGTGCAGGCATCCGAGCGAAGAGCGGGACGCCGTTATTGATTTGGCCGGTGCTGAGGCCAGCGAAGACAAATTGGTCCGTCAAACCCTGAGCATGTTGGCGCCCGGCGCAGAGAAAAGTTCGTCCAGATCGTCTGTGTCCCGAGACGCCTGGCTCCTGAGTTCACTACTCGCAGTACGGGAGGCGGAGCTCTCAGAAAGGGAGATGCTCGAGCAACTCGCAGAAATTTATGCAGATTTCGGATATCCAGAGGAAATGGAAGATTGTGTTTACTATATGCCGTCAGATAGAGCGCCAATCGAAGCATTTCGCGAACTAATCGCCTCGCTCACGACCGAAGTAAACAATGATTTCAAGGAAGCAACTCCCTAA